A genomic segment from Glycine soja cultivar W05 chromosome 18, ASM419377v2, whole genome shotgun sequence encodes:
- the LOC114397599 gene encoding protein REVEILLE 1-like, producing the protein MAIQDQNGFNRSQGGPPIGGGVSLSSGVHSVTHIQLSDQFSCGNDYALKVRKPYTITKQRERWTDEEHKKFLEALKLYGRAWRRIEEHVGTKTAVQIRSHAQKFFSKLLRDPTGNNTNTVESIEIPPPRPKRKPVHPYPRKLVETPNKEILIPEQLMKSNSLKSSDFDQENQSPKSVLSGVGSDSLGSSDSDTPYGSLSPMSSISGIHTSSFTRAEPKTTSEEAGMDTDSAHDEKPLMKFKLPPNECVSIKDDTAEESSGRTFKLFGMTLFVTDTCKPSPTIEACKPIPLNIRVRCLSSSMGDDGKLELLGHSTASETSAVSKLKVRVGPEACGKGFVPYKRCISVVTADNREEQCIHLSL; encoded by the exons ATGGCGATTCAA GATCAAAATGGATTTAACAGATCACAGGGTGGTCCTCCAATAGGAGGTGGAGTATCTTTGAGTTCTGGAGTGCATTCTGTCACACATATTCAACTTAGTGACCAGTTTTCTTGTGGCAACGACTATGCTCTGAAG GTAAGAAAGCCTTATACTATCACCAAACAGAGAGAGCGATGGACAGATGAAGAACATAAGAAGTTCCTTGAAGCTTTAAAGCTGTACGGACGGGCTTGGCGACGTATTGAAG AACATGTTGGCACAAAGACTGCTGTTCAGATTCGAAGTCATGCTCAGAAGTTTTTTTCTAAG CTTCTTCGCGATCCTACTGGGAACAATACAAACACAGTGGAGTCAATTGAAATTCCTCCTCCAAGGCCGAAACGAAAGCCAGTGCATCCTTACCCTCGTAAACTAGTTGAGACCCCTAATAAAGAAATTTTGATCCCAGAACAACTTATGAAGTCTAATTCTCTGAAGTCATCAGACTTTGATCAAGAAAACCAATCTCCAAAATCAGTATTATCAGGAGTTGGTTCAGACAGCCTTGGCTCCTCTGATTCAGACACACCATATGGAAGTTTGTCGCCCATGTCATCCATTAGTGGCATCCATACAAGCAGTTTTACACGTGCTGAGCCCAAAACAACATCTGAGGAAGCTGGGATGGACACTGATTCAGCTCATGATGAGAAACCTCTTATG AAATTCAAGCTTCCTCCAAATGAATGTGTTTCCATCAAAGATGACACAGCAGAAGAATCTTCCGGTCGGACTTTCAAACTTTTCGGAATGACTCTATTTGTAACAGACACCTGCAAACCATCTCCAACAATCGAGGCATGCAAACCGATACCTCTAAACATTCGTGTGCGATGCCTTTCCTCCTCCATGGGGGATGATGGCAAATTGGAACTTCTTGGCCACTCTACAGCAAGTGAAACATCAGCAGTATCCAAGCTAAAGGTGAGAGTGGGACCTGAAGCATGTGGTAAAGGGTTTGTGCCATATAAAAGATGCATATCTGTTGTGACAGCTGATAATAGAGAAGAGCAATGCATCCATCTTTCCTTGTAG
- the LOC114395722 gene encoding expansin-A13-like: protein MSQQTLTILLFTLLSLTSSPATCLYSSPSPPTAPFSESTPHTDPEPRAEEWLPAHATHYAATDAVGGACGYGDLLNGGYGMATAALSEALFGRGQICGACFEVRCREEDSDFDRRWCISGTTVAVTATNFCAPNYGSDAESVAGHCNPPKQHLVLPIEAFEKIAIWKTGTGNMPVEYRRIKCAREGGIRFTITGSGIFISVLISNVAGIGDIAAVKVKGSRTGWLPMGRNWGQNWHINALLQNQPLSFEVTSSDGITLTSYNVAPKDWSFGQSFEGKQFES from the exons ATGTCACAACAAACACTAACCATTCTTCTATTCACACTCCTCAGTCTTACTTCTTCACCAGCCACTTGCTTATACTCTTCTCCATCACCCCCTACCGCGCCATTTTCCGAATCTACCCCCCACACCGACCCTGAACCACGCGCCGAAGAATGGTTACCCGCCCACGCAACTCACTACGCCGCCACCGACGCGGTCGGCGGCGCGTGTGGTTACGGCGACCTCCTTAACGGCGGTTATGGCATGGCCACCGCCGCTCTCAGCGAAGCTCTCTTCGGGCGCGGCCAGATCTGCGGCGCCTGCTTCGAGGTCCGGTGCCGCGAGGAGGATTCCGACTTCGACCGGCGGTGGTGCATCTCCGGCACGACGGTCGCCGTCACCGCCACCAATTTCTGCGCCCCGAACTACGGTTCCGACGCGGAGAGCGTCGCCGGACACTGCAACCCTCCGAAGCAGCACTTGGTTCTCCCCATTGAAGCGTTCGAGAAAATCGCAATCTGGAAAACTGGCACTGGCAACATGCCCGTGGAGTATCGCAG GATAAAGTGTGCAAGGGAAGGGGGAATCCGGTTTACAATTACTGGTTCTGGAATATTCATTTCGGTACTGATTAGTAATGTGGCTGGAATTGGAGACATTGCTGCTGTGAAGGTTAAGGGTTCAAGAACTGGTTGGCTTCCAATGGGTAGGAATTGGGGTCAGAATTGGCATATTAATGCATTGCTACAGAACCAACCTCTTTCCTTTGAGGTTACAAGTAGTGATGGGATAACTCTTACATCTTACAATGTTGCTCCCAAGGATTGGAGCTTTGGACAATCTTTTGAAGGCAAGCAATTTGAGTCTTGA